Part of the Sulfurimonas hongkongensis genome is shown below.
AGAAAGAGTGGTTCATTACACCCTCGCCTTTTGTGTCTGTTAAAAACTGTCCACGAAAACCAATAAGTGCACGAGCTGGAATTTCAAACTCGATTCTTTGAAAACCTTGTCCCATCGGTAGCATTGATTTCATCTCAGCTTTTCTCTTTCCAAGTCTCTCTATAACTGAACCACTTAAATCTTCAGGCACATCAATAACTAGATGCTCAAATGGTTCACACTTAACACCCTCTATCTCTTTTACGATAACCTCAGGACGACTTACACCAAACTCATAATCTTCACGACGCATATTTTCAGCTAAAACTGTGATTTGTAATTCTCCACGACCTGAAACTTTAAACTTGCCCTCACCAACAACCTCTAACTTCATCGCAACATTAGTTTGCATCTCAGCTTCTAGACGGTCCTTTAATTTGTTAGATGTTACATGTTTTCCCTCTTGTCCCGCAAGTGGCGAATCATTTACAGAAAATACAACTGTTAGAGTTGGCTCTTCGATATGCATTGGATCTAGTGGCACTGGATTTGTAGGATCACAAACAGTATCACCGACATCTACTGTCTCTAGTCCTGCAAATGCAACAATATCTCCTGCTTCAGCTTGTTCTATCTCCATACGATTTAGTCCATGAAAACCTATGAGCTTAGAAATTTTCCCTTTTACAAGTGAACCATCAGCTTTAGCAAGCATAACTTGATCACCTTTGTTTATAATACCGTTAAATATACGAGAAATTCCTATCTTACCAACATAGTTATCATAATCAAGCGTAAACACTTGTGCTTGTGTATGGTTTTCTCTATCACCTTCTGGTTCTGGAACATGTTCTAAAATAGTTTCAAATACACATTGAAAGTCTCCGCCTTCTTGTTCAAGATCTAGTTTTGCTACGCCATCTCGAGCTGCTGCATATATAACTGGAAAATCTTGCTGTTCATCTGTTGCACCCATATCTGCAAAAAGATCAAACATCTCATCAACAACACGGTCTGGATCAGCTGATGGCTTATCAATCTTGTTAATGACTACGATAGGTTTTTTACCTAACGATAACATCTTTTTTACTACAAACTTTGTTTGTGGCATAACACCTTCGTAAGCATCAACTAAAACTAAAACACCATCAACCATCTTAAGAACACGTTCAACTTCTCCACCAAAATCAGCATGCCCCGGAGTATCTATAATATTAATCTTATAATCTTTATAACGAATAGCTGTGTTTTTTGAGAGAATAGTGATTCCTCTCTCTTTTTCTATATCGTTTGAATCCATAGCTCTAACATCATGATGTTCATGAGTTCCAAATGTTCCTGACTGCTCTAATAATCCATCAACAAGTGTAGTTTTACCATGGTCAACGTGTGCAATAACTGCAATATTTCTAATCTTTTGCATCAATTTTTCTCCATTGATATTTCCAAATTTTAGTATTAAAGAAGCAGTAGAGAACTCCTCTATTTGAGATGGAAAAATTTTTCGCGATTATATCAAAATAAGCTTTAGTTCTTGCCAAATAATAATCCAAATTTTAGAATATTTAAAAATTATACTGATTTTGTTGTTATAATATCTCAAAATATACTCTTAAAAAAAGATATTTACTATCATAATATTAGTTTTTGAGAAAATAGATAAAATCAAACTATAAGAGAAAAAATGATTGATTATCCAAACTTTTTAGAAAAAATCTTTGATAAATTAAAAGAAAAAGATGCAAAAGCCATTATAGTTGGCGGATATATTAGAGATACTCTGCTCAATTTTAACTCAAACGATATAGATATTGAAGTTTATAATGTAGAAAGCTTTGAGAAGTTGCAAAATATCTTAAAAGAGTTTGGAAATTTAAACATAGTTGGAAAGAGTTTTGGAGTTTGTAAGTTAAAGATGCAAAGCTATGATTTAGACTTTACTCTTCCAAGACTTGACTCTAAAGTAGCCTCTGGACACTTGGGCTTTGATATAAAGATAGATAAAAATCTCGACTTTAGTGAAGCTGCAAGAAGAAGAGACTTTAGTATTAACGCTATTGGATTTGATGTTCATACCAAAACTCTACTTGATCCCTATAATGGTCTTGAAGATTTAAAAAACAGAACTCTTAAGATGGTTGATGCGAAAACTTTTATAGATGATCCTCTAAGAGTTTTAAGGGCTGTGGGCTTTTGTTCAAGATATAATTTTGTGATGCACAAAGAGCTATTTAACTTATGTTTTAAGATGATTAAAGAAGATGCACTACAAGAGCTTCCTAAAGAGAGAATTTATGAAGAGATTAAGAAGACTTTACTCAGATCTACTAAACCATCTATTGGCTTTTGGCTCTTAAGAGAGTTAGATGCATTAAAATATTTTAAAAACCTAGATTTGCTAAATAAAAAAGACTGGCAACTTATTATGGATGCACTAGATAGATTTGGATCCAATAAAACAACTAACACTAAAACTAACGAAATTTTAATGTTAGCTATACTTTGTTATAGATTTGATGAAGTTAAAGCTAAAGAGTTTATCACATTTATGACTGATGATAAATTTCTCCTAAAAGAAGTTTTAACTCTTCTTTATTCTCTGTCTAAATTTTTAGAACTATCTTTTGCAAAAAAAATAAGCAACTACGATATTTATAAGCTTGCCACTTTAGTAAATATTAAAAATCTTTGCATTTTAGGTGAAGTTTTATTTGGTGTTGATAAAACTATAGCAGCAAAAGCAAAAGAGTTGGGTGTATTAGAGAAAAAATTAAAAGCTATTTTAATGGGAAGAGATTTAGTCTTACTAGGACTAAAACCATCAGCTGACTTTTCTAAAATATTAGATGCAAGCTATGAAGCTCAAATGAGAGAAGAATTTTATAGTAAAGATGAAGCACTTAAATGGCTAAAAGGATATTTATTTAACTACCAATAACACTCATTTTTCTTTGGATTTCACTCTTTTTGTTCATATCTTCAATGGCTTTATTTAGAGATTCTCTTATTTTAGAGTAGTATATCTGTTTGTTATCTATATCATACTTTATTATCATCTCTTTTGAAACTTCAAACAGTTCTATTGCAACTTCTATAGCTTCTATAGAGAGTTTTTTATTTGCTAATATACTCAATATTAGATCAAGTCCTTTTCGTATCTTACTATCCATATCTTCTATATCTATATATCTTTTTTGACTCTTTTCATCTACCTCAAGAAGCCTTTTTAAAACCTCTTGTAAACCATCTGCACTTACAGGTAAATCAGGGATTCTATTGTTAATATATGATCTCATATCTGTTAAATTCATCCTTGAGATTCTCTCAACTAATTCATTGTGCATTTTTTCTTTATCATTTGTAGAGATTCCCATTTTACCTAGCATATTTGAAAACATATCTACCTTCTGTTTATTTAATTTTTGAACTATCTATTTCTATAACTGTATGAACATTCCCACGAGGGTTATAATCAGCTACGATCTTCATATATTTTGGTTTTATTTTATTTTCTAGTGCTTCATATATCTCATTTGCACTATTTTCATGTGAAATATGTCTATCTCTAAAAGAGTTTATATAGAGCTTCATAGCTTTTAATTCTATTACAAACTCATCTGGAGTGTATTCTAAATATATAGTCGCATAGTCTGGATATCCACTTCTAGGACACAAACAAGAAAATTCTGGAAGTGTCATTTTTATAAGATAATCTCTTTTATATTGATTTGGCCATATTTCTAAATCTTTTTCTATATCAAACTCATTTACAATTTTTTCACCATACTTCATATATCTTTTTCCTCATTTTTTATCTCAGAGAGATATTTTCCCTGAATAAAGTCTATCTCCAACTCTTTTAACTCTTCTAAAATCTCATTAGATTCTACCATTTTTATCCAAGTTTTTAAACCCTTTTTTTGTGCCATAAGGTTAAAACCTCTTATAATGTCTATATATTTTCTATCTTTTTTATAAAAGGAGTCATATCTTATTATATCAATATCCAAATCTCTTAAATATAAAAAACTAGTATGAATAGCTCCAAGTCTATCTATGGCAATAAGTACGCCCATTTCTCTTAAGAGTTGTAGAGTATCATTATACTTATTTATTTGAGAATAATAATCTAGTTCATTAAGTATAAAAATTATTTTTTTGTTTTTATTTAAAAATTTTTTAGCATTATATATAAAACTAGGGTTTCTTATGGATGTAGGCGATATATTTATAGCATATATACTATTTTCTTTTTTACTACATCTAAGTACAATCTCTTCTAAAATTTTTAGATCAAATTCAAGTCTCAATCCAAGTTTATCCAATATCTTTATATATGTTTTTTGATGAATAATTTTTCCATCTGATGTTTTTAACTTTACAAAACACTCTTTTATAACAGGTTTTTGTTTTTCATAAACATCTTGAATCATAATATCAAAAAGTCTATTTTTTACAGCATTTAGTACAAAATACTCTTGTATTTGTGGGTTTATTTCTTTATTATTTTTAGATATATTTTTTCTATCTTTGATTTCAAAAAGATTATCTACAAGATATTCTACCTCGTTTGAAAAATTTATATCTGTTATAGCACCACTTAATTTTACTTCTATATTATCTACCATCAGATCATCACTCTTTAAAAAAAGCATATCTACTAGAGATATATGATCTTTTTTTAAACCTCTTAAACCTATAACAAAATCGCCGGCTTTTATATGTCCCATAGGAAAATTGACTATATCATTACATTTTAGATACTCTTCTACCCATGAGATTACTTCTCTTATTACTTTATCTCCATTTTTAATACTATATCGATTATTTATATTGTCTAAATTATCTATACTAATTAAAATAAGAGTGTAATTTTTATATGTATTGATATCTTTTTGTAAATATTTAAAAAGATATTCTCTTGTAAAAGTTTTTGATATAGGATCTGTTATCTTTATATCAAAACTTTTATATATAATATAAAAAATAAAATATATACTAAATAGAAAAAGTAAAAGTATCTCTACATAAAATGTAGTATCTACTGTTTCATAATTAATTATAAGTCTATGAGAAATAAATAAAAGTATAAGAGAAAAGATAGGAAATCCCATTCTAAGTGCTAACTTAAAACGATATTCTCTCTCTTTTATCTCTGGAAGTAACATCTATAATTTTTAGACATCTAAATGTTTTACATCTTTAGCATGTGTTTCTATATAGTTACGACGTGGTTCAACTTCATCACCCATAAAGAGGACAAATGCCTCAGATGCTATCTCTGCATCTTCTATAGTTACTTGAAGTAAAACACGGTTTTCAGGAGTCATAGTAGTGTCCCAAAGTTGTTCAGGATTCATCTCACCCAGACCTTTATAGCGTTGGATATATGCACCTTTTTTGGCATAATCATTAATACTCTCCAAAACATCTATTATATCTTCTTCAAATTCTAAATCCCAATCTTTAATCTTTTTAAAGACATAACTAGCTTCATTAAAGTGTGGAGCCCCAAAGAGGTCATCATTTATAAGTAACTCTTCCATTCCACCTTTTGTTTGAACATAAAGATGTATAGAATCTTCATTTATACTCTTAGTTAATATATTATTTCCATTTGAGAGTAAAAACTTCTCAATCTCTTCATACATATCTTTTATATCCAAACCTATAATATCAGGATTTTCTATAAAATGACGAATCAAGCTTATAAGTGAATATCTTCTCTCAAGTGCTTGTAGCGAACTTCTATAGTGATCAACCATTTTAAAAAATTCTATAAGATCATTTTGTCCAACACCCTGCATCTCTAAGGATTCAACGCCATTTTCAATTAAAAAATTATTCATCTCTCTATCATCTTTAAAATAAATCTCTTTTTTACCTTTTTTGTAACGATATAGAGGTGGTTGGGCTAAGTAAAGGTAACCTTTTTCAACTACATCACGAAAGTGACGGAAGAAAAATGTTAGAAGCAGAGTTTGAATATGTGAACCATCAACATCAGCATCGGTCATTATAATAATTTTGTGATAACGAAGTTTATCTTCATTGTACTCATCACCAATCCCACAACCCATAGCTGTTATCATGTTTGTTATCTCTTCTGATTTTAAAATCTTCTCTAATCTTGCTTTTTCAACATTTAAAATCTTACCTTTAAGTGGTAAAATCGCTTGAAAAACACGGTCTCTTCCCATCTTTGCACTTCCACCAGCAGAGTCCCCTTCGACTAAGTAGAGTTCACAAACAGTTGCATCTTTACTTTGACAATCAGCAAGTTTTCCAGGAAGAGTTCCAACACTCATAACATCTTTTCTACGCGTTAGTTCTCTTGCTTTTTTAGCAGCCTCACGCCCGCGAGCAGCCATAAGTGCTTTACTAACAATTGCTTTTGCTTCAATAGGATTTTCTTCAAAATATTTTGATAAAAGTTCATAAGTGGATTTTTGTATAAGAGGTCTAACATAAGTGTTACCTAGTTTTCCTTTTGTTTGTCCTTCAAACTGAGGTTCTGGAACACGAACAGAGACTATAGCAATAAGCCCCTCTTTTACATCATCTCCAGAAATTTTTACATCTTTTTCTTTTGCAGCTCCATTTTTAGCGTTATAGTTTGATATAACACGAGTTAATCCTGCACGAAAACCAGCTTCGTGCGTACCACCATTTGGAGTTCGTATATTGTTTACAAAAGATGCAAATTTTTCTTCATAAGTATCGTTATACATTAAAGCTATATCAAACTCTATATCTTCTATCTTTGAGCTAAAAGAGTAAACTGAAGCTACTACGTTTTTTTTGTTTATATCTTCTACATATTGAGCTATACCACCTTCAAAGTGGTAAGATTCATTGATATTTGATCTCTCATCTTTAAAATTGATAGTAATAAATGGATTTAGATATGCAAGCTCTTTAAATCTTTTTGCTAAATATTCAAAGTCAAAAGTAACAGTCTCAGTAAATATACTAGGATCTGCGCTAAATTCTATAGTAGTTCCAGATTTTTTACTCTTTCCTGTAACAGCAAGAGTTTCTTGAGGTATACCTTTTTTAAAATTTTGCTCAAATTTTTCACCATTTTTATTGATAATCATCTTAAGTTCAGAAGAGAGTGCATTTACAACAGAAACACCAACACCGTGAAGTCCACCTGAAACTTTGTAAGTATCTTTATCAAACTTTCCACCAGCATGC
Proteins encoded:
- the typA gene encoding translational GTPase TypA gives rise to the protein MQKIRNIAVIAHVDHGKTTLVDGLLEQSGTFGTHEHHDVRAMDSNDIEKERGITILSKNTAIRYKDYKINIIDTPGHADFGGEVERVLKMVDGVLVLVDAYEGVMPQTKFVVKKMLSLGKKPIVVINKIDKPSADPDRVVDEMFDLFADMGATDEQQDFPVIYAAARDGVAKLDLEQEGGDFQCVFETILEHVPEPEGDRENHTQAQVFTLDYDNYVGKIGISRIFNGIINKGDQVMLAKADGSLVKGKISKLIGFHGLNRMEIEQAEAGDIVAFAGLETVDVGDTVCDPTNPVPLDPMHIEEPTLTVVFSVNDSPLAGQEGKHVTSNKLKDRLEAEMQTNVAMKLEVVGEGKFKVSGRGELQITVLAENMRREDYEFGVSRPEVIVKEIEGVKCEPFEHLVIDVPEDLSGSVIERLGKRKAEMKSMLPMGQGFQRIEFEIPARALIGFRGQFLTDTKGEGVMNHSFLEFRPFSGGVESRSYGALVSMENGETLSFSLFNIQDRGVLFIGPQTKVYEGMIIGEHSRSNDLSVNPIKGKAQSNVRSSGADEAIKLVPPRIMSLERALEWIEDDELLEITPKNIRIRKKYLTESERKRHSRGSK
- a CDS encoding CCA tRNA nucleotidyltransferase produces the protein MIDYPNFLEKIFDKLKEKDAKAIIVGGYIRDTLLNFNSNDIDIEVYNVESFEKLQNILKEFGNLNIVGKSFGVCKLKMQSYDLDFTLPRLDSKVASGHLGFDIKIDKNLDFSEAARRRDFSINAIGFDVHTKTLLDPYNGLEDLKNRTLKMVDAKTFIDDPLRVLRAVGFCSRYNFVMHKELFNLCFKMIKEDALQELPKERIYEEIKKTLLRSTKPSIGFWLLRELDALKYFKNLDLLNKKDWQLIMDALDRFGSNKTTNTKTNEILMLAILCYRFDEVKAKEFITFMTDDKFLLKEVLTLLYSLSKFLELSFAKKISNYDIYKLATLVNIKNLCILGEVLFGVDKTIAAKAKELGVLEKKLKAILMGRDLVLLGLKPSADFSKILDASYEAQMREEFYSKDEALKWLKGYLFNYQ
- the queF gene encoding preQ(1) synthase; translation: MKYGEKIVNEFDIEKDLEIWPNQYKRDYLIKMTLPEFSCLCPRSGYPDYATIYLEYTPDEFVIELKAMKLYINSFRDRHISHENSANEIYEALENKIKPKYMKIVADYNPRGNVHTVIEIDSSKIK
- a CDS encoding bifunctional diguanylate cyclase/phosphodiesterase, with the protein product MLLPEIKEREYRFKLALRMGFPIFSLILLFISHRLIINYETVDTTFYVEILLLFLFSIYFIFYIIYKSFDIKITDPISKTFTREYLFKYLQKDINTYKNYTLILISIDNLDNINNRYSIKNGDKVIREVISWVEEYLKCNDIVNFPMGHIKAGDFVIGLRGLKKDHISLVDMLFLKSDDLMVDNIEVKLSGAITDINFSNEVEYLVDNLFEIKDRKNISKNNKEINPQIQEYFVLNAVKNRLFDIMIQDVYEKQKPVIKECFVKLKTSDGKIIHQKTYIKILDKLGLRLEFDLKILEEIVLRCSKKENSIYAINISPTSIRNPSFIYNAKKFLNKNKKIIFILNELDYYSQINKYNDTLQLLREMGVLIAIDRLGAIHTSFLYLRDLDIDIIRYDSFYKKDRKYIDIIRGFNLMAQKKGLKTWIKMVESNEILEELKELEIDFIQGKYLSEIKNEEKDI
- the gyrB gene encoding DNA topoisomerase (ATP-hydrolyzing) subunit B, whose translation is MDQNYGANNIKVLKGLEAVRKRPGMYIGDTGHRGLHHLVYEVIDNSIDEAMAGHCDTINITLTKNNSCIVSDNGRGIPTDIHPTEGISAATVALTILHAGGKFDKDTYKVSGGLHGVGVSVVNALSSELKMIINKNGEKFEQNFKKGIPQETLAVTGKSKKSGTTIEFSADPSIFTETVTFDFEYLAKRFKELAYLNPFITINFKDERSNINESYHFEGGIAQYVEDINKKNVVASVYSFSSKIEDIEFDIALMYNDTYEEKFASFVNNIRTPNGGTHEAGFRAGLTRVISNYNAKNGAAKEKDVKISGDDVKEGLIAIVSVRVPEPQFEGQTKGKLGNTYVRPLIQKSTYELLSKYFEENPIEAKAIVSKALMAARGREAAKKARELTRRKDVMSVGTLPGKLADCQSKDATVCELYLVEGDSAGGSAKMGRDRVFQAILPLKGKILNVEKARLEKILKSEEITNMITAMGCGIGDEYNEDKLRYHKIIIMTDADVDGSHIQTLLLTFFFRHFRDVVEKGYLYLAQPPLYRYKKGKKEIYFKDDREMNNFLIENGVESLEMQGVGQNDLIEFFKMVDHYRSSLQALERRYSLISLIRHFIENPDIIGLDIKDMYEEIEKFLLSNGNNILTKSINEDSIHLYVQTKGGMEELLINDDLFGAPHFNEASYVFKKIKDWDLEFEEDIIDVLESINDYAKKGAYIQRYKGLGEMNPEQLWDTTMTPENRVLLQVTIEDAEIASEAFVLFMGDEVEPRRNYIETHAKDVKHLDV